The following are encoded together in the Brassica napus cultivar Da-Ae chromosome A9, Da-Ae, whole genome shotgun sequence genome:
- the LOC125578248 gene encoding uncharacterized protein LOC125578248: protein MIDVEAVALGRRVYITFVYGDPVQELREQVWERLTRFGLARSEPWFVIGDLNEITGNHEKDGGAIRSPDSFVPFNTMIRNGGLLEFPARGNKLSWQGRRGKGVGAVMVRCRLDRALANEEWHTLFPCSYTEYLRMVASDHRPVVAYLEDKVVRRKGQFKFDKRWIGQDGLLEAITSGWKEQNGSQPEPFVTKISNCRHEIAKWRKDNPPFGKEKINELQKALEEVQMDNNRSQEDILDVSRKLQEAYKDEEDYWFQKSRNMWYSSGDRNTEFYHALTRQRRVRNRIVGLHDVDGNWITDDEGVEKVAVNYFDELFTTTSPTAFDNFLSEIQPSISTQTNGWLLRLATEEEIRQALFMMHPGKAPGPDGMTALFFQHSWHIIKSDLVELVLCQRLKICLPSLISETQSAFVAGRLISDNILIAQEMFHGLRANKACQGKFMAIKTDMSKAYDRLEWDFIQAILLKMGFDTHWVKLMMACISSVQYRVLLNGQPRGLIIPQRGLRQGDPLSPYLFILCTEALIANIKKAERENQLTGMKVARACPSISHLLFADDSLFFCKAQEAECHTILRILQDYAAVSGQLINFQKSSIQFGHKIEDSRRQMMRDILGIQNVGGMGTYLGLPENMGGSKIQIFGFVQDRVSSRVNGWTFRYFTKGGKEVVIKSVVTAMPNHVMSCYRLPKANTKKITSVVARFWWSPGGSTRGMHWKSWDKVCAPKDQGGLGFKDIMDFNTAMLGKQLWRLIEKPNTLFARVFKGRYYRNASPLDPIRSYSPSYGWRSIISARSLMADRDGWHFAKNGRYTVKSGYQVERVYPDQQSQAETYGPTARGMQGDICCARCGAPEESINHVFFECPPAIQTWALSKIPSNPAIFPTESLYANIDHLFWRVTPKMDDHQFAWILWYIWKARNSKVFSDLDIDPRDTLGKAETESVLWADAQVIPEHDAHQRDMAPIPVRPGRWCFSDGSWKANDIFSGQGWYSTLPGFDGLIGARNTRASLSPLHAEFESLIWAMEYIKTLSTGFQSSEIIYVPRTQNTQADKLARSARIQPSFVVHMDAELPSWLTESI, encoded by the exons GTAATCATGAAAAAGATGGAGGGGCGATAAGGAGCCCTGATTCTTTCGTTCCTTTTAATACTATGATTCGGAATGGCGGACTATTAGAGTTCCCAGCACGTGGGAATAAATTGTCCTGGCAAGGACGGAGGGGTAAGGGAGTGGGTGCAGTGATGGTTCGATGTCGTTTGGATCGGGCTCTGGCTAATGAGGAATGGCATACTCTATTCCCATGTTCATACACGGAATACCTCCGTATGGTGGCATCGGATCATCGACCGGTGGTGGCTTATCTGGAGGACAAAGTAGTAAGGAGGAAAGGACAGTTTAAGTTTGACAAACGTTGGATCGGACAGGATGGCTTATTAGAGGCTATCACTTCCGGCTGGAAGGAACAAAATGGATCCCAACCAGAACCGTTTGTCACAAAGATTAGTAATTGTCGACATGAAATTGCAAAGTGGAGAAAGGATAATCCCCCTTTcggaaaggaaaaaataaatgagctACAAAAAGCTCTAGAGGAGGTTCAGATGGATAATAACAGGTCACAGGAGGATATCCTGGATGTCTCTAGGAAGTTACAAGAGgcatataaggatgaagaagaCTATTGGTTTCAAAAGAGTAGgaatatgtggtattcatctgGGGACCGCAATACAGAATTTTATCATGCATTGACAAGGCAGCGGCGGGTGAGAAATAGAATTGTTGGACTACATGATGTTGATGGTAACTGGATAACGGATGACGAGGGAGTGGAGAAGGTAGCAGTGAATTACTTTGATGAGCTGTTCACTACTACCTCTCCAACGGCTTTCGACAATTTTTTATCAGAAATACAACCATCTATCTCTACGCAGACGAATGGGTGGTTATTAAGACTGGCTACTGAGGAAGAGATCCGGCAAGCTctgtttatgatgcatccaggCAAAGCCCCAGGCCCTGATGGAATGACTGCATTATTCTTTCAACATTCATGGCATATCATTAAGTCAGATTTGGTGGAGTTG gTATTATGCCAACGGCTGAAGATATGTTTACCATCGCTTATATCAGAAACTCAATCAGCCTTTGTGGCAGGACGTCTGATCTCGGATAATATCCTTATAgcacaggaaatgtttcatggtttgAGGGCCAATAAGGCCTGCCAAGGTAAATTTATGGCCATCAAGACAGATATGAGTAAGGCGTATGACAGGCTTGAATGGGATTTTATCCAGGCAATCTTGCTGAAAATGGGATTTGATACTCATTGGGTTAAACTTATGATGGCCTGTATCTCATCGGTTCAATATAGAGTTTTACTCAATGGTCAACCAAGGGGTCTTATTATCCCACAAAGGGGCTTAAGACAGGGAGATCCGTTATCCccctatttatttatattatgcaCAGAGGCGCTAATTGCGAATATTAAAAAAGCGGAACGGGAGAATCAGTTGACTGGGATGAAGGTGGCTCGCGCTTGTCCTTCGATatctcaccttctctttgcGGACGATAGCCTCTTTTTCTGCAAAGCACAAGAGGCAGAGTGTCACACCATTCTTAGGATCCTCCAGGATTATGCTGCAGTTTCTGGACAATTGATTAATTTCCAAAAATCGTCCATTCagtttggacataagattgaggATTCAAGAAGACAGATGATGCGAGATATCTTAGGAATACAGAATGTTGGTGGTATGGGTACTTACTTAGGTCTCCCAGAGAATATGGGAGGATCAAAGATCCAAATTTTTGGATTTGTACAGGATAGAGTAAGCTCTCGGGTTAATGGATGGACTTTTCGATATTTTACTAAGGGGGGAAAGGAGGTGGTAATTAAATCGGTAGTCACTGCGAtgccaaatcatgtgatgtcgTGTTACCGCTTGCCCAAAGCAAATACGAAGAAAATTACTAGTGTTGTGGCTAGATTTTGGTGGAGCCCTGGGGGAAGCACAAGAGGTATGCACTGGAAATCCTGGGATAAAGTTTGTGCGCCTAAGGACCAGGGTGGTCTGGGTTTTAAGGACATAATGGATTTTAATACAGCAATGCTGGGTAAACAGTTATGGCGACTCATTGAGAAGCCGAACACGTTGTTTGCCCGCGTGTTTAAGGGTCGGTACTACAGGAATGCATCACCCCTGGATCCGATTCGTTCCTACTCTCCATCCTATGGGTGGAGGAGTATtatctctgctagatctctg ATGGCAGATAGAGATGGATGGCACTTTGCGAAAAATGGACGGTATACGGTTAAATCAGGTTATCAGGTGGAACGGGTATACCCAGATCAGCAATCTCAGGCAGAGACCTACGGACCCACG GCAAGAGGGATGCAAGGAGATATCTGTTGTGCTCGATGTGGGGCTCCAGAggaatctataaaccatgtcttttttgaatgtccaccggCAATTCAGACATGGGCGCTTTCTAAGATTCCATCTAATCCTGCAATCTTTCCAACGGAATCACTCTACGCAAACATAGATCATCTATTTTGGCGCGTTACtccaaagatggatgatcatcaaTTTGCGTGGATACTTTGGTACATATGGAAAGCAAGGAATAGTAAGGTATTTAGTGATCTGGATATTGATCCTCGTGATACTCTTGGGAAGGCCGAGACAGAATCTGTTCTGTGGGCTGATGCACAGGTGATTCCTGAGCATGATGCACACCAGAGAGATATGGCTCCCATACCGGTGAGACCGGGCAGGTGGTGCTTCTCTGATGGCTCATGGAAGGCAAACGATATTTTCTCgggacaaggatggtatagcACCTTACCAGGTTTTGACGGTTTGATAGGTGCAAGAAACACAAGAGCCAGTCTTTCACCTCTCCATGCAGAGTTTGAATCACTAatctgggcaatggaat ATATCAAGACCCTTAGCACGGGATTTCAGAGCTCGgagatcatctatgtaccaagaacACAGAACACACAGGCGGACAAACTAGCACGCAGTGCAAGAATCCAACCGTcgttcgtcgttcacatggatgcagagctaCCCTCTTGGTtaacagagtctatatga